One Antennarius striatus isolate MH-2024 chromosome 17, ASM4005453v1, whole genome shotgun sequence genomic window carries:
- the prph2lb gene encoding peripherin 2-like b translates to MAVLRVKFTKNKRDKLAQVLWILNWISVVTGAILFSLGIFLKVELNKREELMAERNIQYVPNMLIAVGLIACAINFLGGKICYDCVDSTKFLRWKLIMLPYIICTFFFTFCVLVGALMCYSMRGELEESLNQGLTEAMRFYKDTDTPGRCFLKRTVDMLQIEFQCCGNNGYKDWFQIQWVSSRYLDMSQKEVVDRLRSNVEGKYLVDGVPFSCCNTYSPRPCIQHQVTNNSAHFSYEHQLEMLNLWMKGCRQALLEYFTHIMQSIGLTVLIIWLFELSVLTGVRFLQTSLENVLRQGDPDSDSDGWLLENSFMETARINLNIIKSLGKSNQIDTASNGDPNIDVPSSSKARYGPDNVPLKQTLEAS, encoded by the exons ATGGCTGTCTTGAGAGTGAAGTTCACCAAGAACAAGAGGGACAAGTTAGCCCAGGTGTTGTGGATCCTGAACTGGATCTCAGTGGTGACAGGGGCCATCCTGTTCAGCTTGGGAATCTTCCTCAAGGTGGAGCTCAATAAACGGGAGGAACTGATGGCTGAGAGAAACATCCAGTATGTGCCCAACATGCTGATTGCTGTGGGGCTCATCGCCTGTGCCATAAATTTCTTGGGTGGGAAGATCTGCTATGACTGTGTGGATAGCACCAAGTTTTTGCGCTGGAAGCTGATCATGCTGCCCTATATTATATGCACCTTCTTTTTCACCTTCTGCGTGTTGGTGGGAGCTCTGATGTGCTATAGCATGCGAGGGGAGCTGGAGGAATCACTGAACCAGGGGCTGACAGAGGCCATGAGGTTCTATaaggacacagacacaccaggGCGCTGCTTCCTAAAACGCACTGTGGATATGCTGCAGATTGAGTTCCAGTGTTGTGGAAACAACGGCTATAAAGACTGGTTTCAAATCCAGTGGGTCAGCAGCCGTTACCTGGATATGTCTCAAAAAGAGGTGGTGGA CCGGTTAAGAAGCAACGTGGAGGGGAAATACCTGGTGGACGGAGTCCCCTTCAGCTGCTGCAACACCTACTCGCCCCGGCCCTGCATCCAGCACCAGGTCACTAACAACTCTGCTCACTTCAGCTACGAGCACCAGCTGGAGATGCTGAACCTGTGGATGAAAGGATGCCGCCAGGCGCTGCTGGAGTACTTCACCCACATCATGCAGTCCATCGGACTCACGGTCCTCATCATCTGGCTGTTTGAG CTGTCAGTGTTGACGGGCGTCCGGTTCCTCCAAACCTCCCTGGAAAACGTGCTAAGACAAGGCGACCCTGACTCTGACTCCGACGGCTGGTTGCTGGAAAACAGCTTCATGGAAACAGCTCGAATTAATTTAAACATCATCAAGAGCCTCGGAAAGAGCAACCAGATAGACACTGCTAGCAACGGAGACCCCAACATTGACGTTCCTTCCTCGTCTAAAGCACGCTATGGGCCAGACAATGTACCCCTGAAGCAAACCCTTGAAGCCAGTTGA
- the ubr1 gene encoding E3 ubiquitin-protein ligase UBR1: protein MAEGENSVNGLELSKEWLEATDIRGELLRYLREQVPQIFCVKTEPSPQEEEELMQSRLLHPLECFLFGEDPLEGLEKLKQGSTSSQLCGRVFKEGETVYSCRDCAIDPTCVMCMDCFQDSVHKSHRYKMHASSGGGFCDCGDVEAWKIGPCCSKHDPGAATSMVTEECLLEPELYERAEKLFRELLHYVTDFLVWEESLELPAELQPRNKDSAHYCVLYNDEHHSYDHVIYTLQRSVNCNEAEAQTHTTLIDKEGRRAVKRGTLRSCQQAKDLIRSNSEHISLQPLRVEILHAAVMAHQTFALRLGSWFQKIIGFSVGFRQAFCQVALETNPDSDWPCLISRLMLHDARMFKGARKIVHELIFCSMLMETEFKRLFALEFTKHFKQLQKDFINDDHERSISITALSVQIFTVPTLARQLIEEANVIKVIVDTVMELLREHLDIHNRFFFLGYNGDKFSRIQVIFHDLRYILISKPTMWTEDLRTQFIEGFKVFLGLLQSMQGMEEVKRQFGQHIAVEPEWEPGFSLQIQLRHILAMFQDWCFSDDQILLLAFKECRRALMQCSNQPFQRDASDYYMCKHILHVRPYKVSQQPISIHLPISRLLAGLYVLLCRTGAIERLDDIDSLDPSLLAEHPLRCVVLAAQVSADMWRRNGLSLVSQVYYYQDVKCRDEMYDKDILMLQIAASKMDPNHFLMLILLRFELFDYFNGSCLSKDQDELMQWNRLTEEMLYLIIVIVGERYVPGISHVTKEDVTMREVIHLLCIEPMAHSSLVKGLPENQCDETGLETVITKVATFKKPGVSGHGLYEVKKERLVEFNPFFYHYSRSQHSKAEESQKKRRIQESNDKALRPPVPPAFCPAFSSIVRLLCSDIIIHILRSVLQKAAEDRATHWTEAMIQRALHLIGQALLEEKIQLEDCSVEEVTFDFSLKARKIGSDHGKSVFILLSKIKAVPSLEAQKDMVKWVLQMFEIVKCLREKSSPSASMSTETTRPEESSQDKEKAERKRKAEAAKLHRQKIMAQMSAMQKVFIESNKMLYDNMPESGTQGELVPAIESSAMEQMELCVAVGPHRGSTPAEREVLTCILCQEEQEVAAQAQAMVLTACVQRSTVLTQCRGKILTNREDGTGTSYPLFMSPELAVGTHTGSCGHVMHATCWQKYFEAVQNTTRNRLHAELIIDLENGEYLCPLCKSLCNTVIPLVPLEPLMFDYENAEIIGQHLTLPRWIQILSARIKGLKSVTQDNEASSAHGDTGLCGEGQPDFRSILSYGVQEPRKFSDSMTEMLVVCATTVHRVGLQTVPNELCPLVPIMAWNTCAFTIQAIENILQVEDKPLFGSLQNRQHAGLKAIVQFSAAQRLKSSQAVIQRHLAEMLGVLLPAMSRKNSPSVLEVDFFHLLVGLVLSIPSLYQEEAVDLEPSAVSSAYNHLHILHLVTMAHMLQILLSSTDFVAVMGGEETEEARAAAELCSTVSHHTGRLIPDVSGSAVAERVKRGLEPFLRCAALFFNSLTGVHPPEELSSAAVSSQARMEGLCSYLALPSNVFQLFQEHRDSVAPLLRRWCVSPAVTKALNGKMQTARYPRKRNRLIDLPEDYSALLNQASHFQCPKSTDDERKRPTLCLFCGAMLCSQSSCCLSQLDGEDVGACTAHAATCGAGVGMFLRIRECEIILMASRTRGSTYPAPYLDDYGETDPRLGRGNPLHLCPERYKKLNQLWRQHCILEEIARSLEVVNVMFAFEWQML from the exons ATGGCGGAGGGGGAGAATTCTGTTAACGGACTGGAGCTCAGCAAG GAATGGCTGGAGGCCACAGACATCAGAGGGGAGCTGCTCCGATACCTGAGAGAACAGGTGCCTCAGATCTTCTGTGTGAAGACGGAGCCCAGTcctcaggaagaagaggagctcATGCAGAGCAGACTGCTTCACCCTCTGGAGTGTTTTCTGTTTGGAGAGGATCCTCTGGAGGGTCTGGAGAAGCTCAAGCAGGGCAGCACCTCTTCACAGCTCTGTGGACGAGTCTTCAAAGAAGGAGAGACTGTCTACTCCTGCAG GGATTGTGCAATAGATCCCACTTGTGTCATGTGCATGGATTGCTTCCAGGATAGTGTGCACAAAAGCCATCGTTACAAG ATGCATGCATCTTCAGGTGGGGGCTTCTGTGATTGTGGGGACGTGGAAGCTTGGAAGATCGGCCCCTGCTGCTCCAAACACGATCCCGGAGCAGCCACTTCCATGGTAACG GAGGAGTGTTTGTTGGAGCCTGAGCTGTACGAACGTGCTGAGAAGCTTTTCCGGGAACTGCTGCACTACGTCACAGATTTCCTGGTGTGGGAGGAGAGCTTGGAGCTGCCAGCAGAACTCCAGCCACG GAATAAAGACAGCGCACACTACTGTGTGCTGTACAATGATGAGCACCACTCGTACGACCATGTCATCTACACGCTACAGCGCTCTGTTAACTGCAATGAGGCtgaggcacagacacacacaacacttaTTGACAAGGag GGTCGGCGGGCAGTAAAGAGAGGAACTCTTCGTTCCTGCCAACAAGCGAAGGACCTCATCCGG TCCAACTCAGAGCACATCTCTCTGCAACCACTACGTGTGGAGATCCTTCATGCAGCAGTAATGGCTCATCAGACTTTTGCTCTGCGCCTTGGCTCCTGGTTCCAAAAGATAATTGGTTTCTCAG TGGGATTCAGGCAGGCCTTTTGTCAGGTGGCACTAGAAACCAACCCGGACTCTGATTGGCCATGTCTCATCAGCAGACTCATGTTGCACGATGCCAGGATGTTCAAAG GAGCTCGCAAGATCGTACATGAGCTGATTTTCTGTAGCATGCTAATGGAGACTGAGTTCAAGAGGCTTTTTGCACTTGAGTttacaaag CACTTTAAGCAGCTGCAAAAAGATTTTATAAACGATGACCATGAGAGGAGTATATCCATCACTGCTCTGTCCGTTCAGATTTTCACCGTCCCCACATTG GCCAGACAGCTGATCGAAGAGGCCAATGTGATTAAAGTGATAGTTGATACGGTCATGGAATTGCTCCGTGAACACCTGGACATCCACAATCGCTTCTTCTTCCTCGGATACAATGGAGATAAGTTCTCTCGCATCCAGGTCATCTTCCACGACCTCAG GTATATTCTGATCAGTAAACCCACAATGTGGACCGAGGACTTGCGGACACAGTTCATAGAGGGGTTCAAAGTCTTTCTTGGACTCCTTCAAAGCATGCAG GGTATGGAGGAGGTGAAACGCCAGTTTGGTCAACACATCGCAGTAGAGCCAGAATGGGAACctggcttttctcttcagataCAGCTCCGTCATATTCTCGCTATGTTTCAGGACTGGTGCTTCTCTGAT GATCAGATCTTACTGCTTGCATTTAAAGAGTGTAGAAGAGCCCTGATGCAGTGCAGCAACCAACCCTTCCAGAGAGATGCCAGCGACTACTACATGTGCAAACACATCCTCCATGTCCGTCCATACAAAGTGTCTCAGCAGCCCATCAGCATACACTTGCCTATCTCCAGGCTACTGGCCG GCTTGTACGTGCTTCTGTGCAGAACGGGAGCAATAGAACGTCTGGATGATATT GACAGCTTGGATCCCTCTCTGTTGGCAGAGCATCCTCTGCGCTGTGTGGTGTTGGCTGCACAGGTCTCAGCTGATATGTGGCGAAGAAATGGCCTCTCATTGGTCAGCCAG GTCTACTACTATCAGGATGTAAAATGCAGGGATGAGATGTACGATAAGGATATTCTCATGCTCCAG ATAGCTGCTTCCAAAATGGACCCAAACCATTTCCTCATGCTGATCTTGTTGAGATTTGAGCTTTTCGATTACTTCAATGGGAGTTGCTTAAGCAAAGACCAG GATGAACTGATGCAGTGGAATCGTCTGACCGAAGAGATGCTGTATCTCATCATCGTCATTGTTG GGGAGCGATACGTCCCCGGTATCAGTCACGTGACCAAAGAAGATGTGACGATGAGGGAAGTAATTCACCTGCTGTGCATTGAGCCCATGGCTCATAGTAGCCTGGTCAAGGGTCTGCCAGAGAAC cagtgcGATGAAACCGGCCTGGAAACTGTAATAACCAAAGTTGCTACCTTCAA AAAACCTGGAGTTTCAGGACATGGACTgtatgaagtaaaaaaagagCGATTGGTAGAATTCAACCCGTTCTTCTATCATTATTCAAGATCGCAACATAGCAAG GCTGAAGAGTctcagaagaagaggaggattcAAGAGAGCAACGATAAAG CTCTACGTCCTCCAGTGCCTCCGGCCTTCTGCCCAGCGTTCTCCAGCATTGTTCGACTTCTCTGCTCAGACATCATAATCCACATCCTTAGAAGCGTGCTTCAGAAAGCTGCAGAGGACCGAGCCACTCACTGGACAGAAGCCATGATCCAGAGG GCCCTGCACTTAATAGGTCAGGCATTACTGGAGGAGAAaatacagcttgaggattgcaGTGTGGAGGAAGTGACCTTTGATTTTAGCCTTAAGGCTCGCA AAATCGGCTCAGACCATGGGAAGTCAGTGTTTATCTTGTTGTCCAAGATTAAGGCTGTTCCTTCCCTTGAGGCTCAGAAAGATATGGTCAAATGGGTTCTTCAG ATGTTTGAGATTGTCAAGTGTCTTAGAGAGAAGTCCAGTCCATCTGCCTCCATGAGCACAGAGACAACCAGGCCTGAGGAG AGTTCTCAAGACAAAGAGAAAGCTGAGCGCAAACGAAAGGCAGAGGCAGCAAAACTTCATCGGCAAAAGATTATGGCCCAAATGTCAGCCATGCAGAAAGTCTTTATAGAGTCAAATAAAATGCTTTATGACAACATGCCGGAGAGTGGGACGCAGGGTGAGCTTGTTCCAGCCATTGAGAG CAGTGCTATGGAGCAGATGGAGCTGTGTGTGGCCGTCGGACCCCATCGAGGATCCACTCCGGCCGAGAGGGAGGTGCTCACCTGCATACTATGccaggaggaacaggaagtggcagCACAGGCTCAAGCCATGGTGTTGACGGCGTGTGTACAGAGGTCTACAGTGCTGACACAGTGCAGAGGAAAGATACTAACTAATCGAGAAGACG GGACGGGGACCTCATATCCGCTGTTTATGTCCCCTGAACTGGCTGTTGGGACTCACACTGGGAGCTGTGGACATGTCATGCACGCCACATGTTGGCAGAA ATATTTTGAGGCTGTCCAGAACACAACCAGAAACCGGCTCCACGCCGAGTTGATCATCGACCTGGAGAACGGAGAGTATCTGTGTCCTCTGTGCAAATCTTTATGCAACACTGTAATTCCCCTCGTTCCGTTGGAGCCGCTCATGTTTGACTA TGAAAACGCTGAGATAATTGGACAGCATTTGACCCTGCCACGCTGGATCCAGATCCTCTCTGCCAGAATTAAAGGACTCAAGTCAGTCACTCAGGATAATG AAGCCAGCAGTGCTCATGGTGATACAGGCTTGTGTGGTGAGGGCCAGCCAGACTTCAGATCCATTCTGAGCTATGGAGTACAAGAACC GAGGAAATTCTCTGACAGCATGACAGAGATGCTGGTTGTGTGCGCTACTACTGTCCACAGGGTGGGGCTGCAGACTGTACCCAATGAGCTGTGCCCACTTGTGCCCATTATGGCCTGGAACACATGTGCCTTCACTATTCAGGCCATAG aaaacattttgcaaGTAGAGGACAAGCCACTCTTCGGCTCATTACAAAACAGACAG CATGCAGGTTTGAAAGCAATTGTTCAGTTTTCAGCAGCTCAAAGACTCAAAAGCTCCCAGGCTGTCATTCAGAGGCACTTAGCTGAAATGTTGGGGG TCTTGCTTCCAGCCATGAGCAGAAAAAACTCTCCTTCGGTTCTGGAGGTGGACTTCTTCCATCTTCTG GTGGGGTTGGTGTTGTCTATACCTTCACTGTATCAGGAGGAAGCTGTAGACTTAGAGCCGTCTGCTGTCAGCTCTGCCTACAACCACCTACACATCCTGCATCTTGTAACTATGGCTCATATGCTGCAGATTCTCCTGTCCTCCACGG ATTTCGTGGCAGTGATGGGTggagaggagacggaggaggcgagagcagcagcagagctttGCTCTACAGTCTCACATCATACTGGAAG GCTGATTCCAGACGTGTCTGGCAGCGCTGTGGCAGAGAGAGTGAAGAGAGGACTCGAACCGTTCCTGCGCTGTGCTGCTCTCTTTTTCAACAGCCTTACAGGAGTTCATCCTCCAGAAGAACTCTCCAGTGCTGCTG TTTCTTCTCAAGCACGGATGGAGGGGCTTTGCAGTTACTTGGCATTACCCTCCAATGTGTTCCAGCTCTTCCAGGAGCACAGAGACTCTGTTGCCCCACTGCTGCGGAG GTGGTGTGTGAGCCCAGCTGTAACCAAAGCCCTGAATGGGAAAATGCAAACAGCCAG ATACCCGAGGAAAAGAAATCGTTTGATTGATCTTCCAGAGGATTACAGTGCTCTCCTCAATCAAGCCAGCCATTTTCA GTGTCCCAAGTCCACAGACGATGAGAGGAAACGCCCGACGCTGTGCCTGTTTTGCGGGGCCATGCTCTGCTCTCAGAGCTCCTGCTGCCTCAGCCAGCTGGACGGGGAAGATGTGGGAGCCTGCACCGCCCATGCTGCTACCTGTGGTGCAGGAGTGGGGATGTTCCTCAG AATAAGAGAGTGTGAAATCATACTAATGGCCAGTAGGACTAGAGGAAGCACCTACCCTGCACCTTACCTGGATGATTATGGGGAGACTGATCCTCGTCTTGG ACGTGGGAATCCATTGCACCTTTGCCCTGAACGCTACAAAAAGCTGAACCAACTGTGGCGGCAGCATTGCATCCTGGAAGAAATCGCCCGCAGCCTAGAAGTGGTCAATGTTATGTTTGCCTTTGAGTGGCAGATGTTGTGA